A single genomic interval of Phocoena sinus isolate mPhoSin1 chromosome 15, mPhoSin1.pri, whole genome shotgun sequence harbors:
- the NECAB3 gene encoding N-terminal EF-hand calcium-binding protein 3 isoform X2, translated as MACAGLLTVCLIRPPAPEPPRPPASAPAAGPAGHALFQDVFRRADKNDDGKLSFEEFQNYFADGVLSPGELRELFSSIDGHPADNLETEKLCDYFSEHLGVYRPVLAALESLNCAVLTAMDTTKLEYERASKVDQFVTRFLLRETVSQLQALQSSLEGASDTLEAQAHGPRSDEERVEVQSRPRGSRRAGRRALRSVSWSPTWSPGSSDTAPSLRGPVPDPQGRAQRLRCTGGSRSTVSRSSSTSWSARPPGWNPCMKRSLPGGPTRTSSWPKGRCRWQRKPCRTSTMPCAATWTSQGPRAIACMCLPRRCWTMPPSPCTSSGRMRPPGEGTSSPPAVRPSSASSLTTCRLQTPSPLCSSQHPGGL; from the exons ATGGCGTGCGCGGGGCTGCTCACTGTGTGCCTGATCCGGCCGCCTGCGCCGGAGCCCCCGCGACCCCCCGCGTCTGCGCCGGCAGCCGGACCCGCAGGACACGCGCTCTTCCAAGAC GTTTTCCGCAGAGCAGACAAGAATG ATGATGGTAAGCTCTCATTTGAAGAATTCCAGAATTACTTTGCCGATGGGGTTCTCAGCCCCGGGGAGCTGCGAGAGCTGTTCAGCAGTATTGATGGGCATCCCGCGGA CAATTTGGAAACGGAGAAACTGTGTG ACTACTTCTCTGAACACCTGGGCGTCTATCGGCCTGTGCTGGCTGCACTGGAGTCGCTGAACTGTGCAGTGCTCACTGCCATGGACACCACCAAGCTG gagtATGAGCGGGCCTCCAAGGTGGACCAGTTTGTGACACGCTTCCTATTGCGGGAGACGGTGAGCCAGCTCCAAGCCCTGCAGAGCTCGCTGGAGGGGGCATCAGATACCCTGGAGGCCCAGGCCCATGGCCCACG GTCAGATGAAGAGAGGGTGGAGGTGCAGAGCAGGCCCCGAGGCAGCCGGCGGGCAGGGCGCAGGGCCCTGCGGAGTGTCAGTTGGTCACCCACCTGGTCTCCTGGCTCCTCTGACACAG CCCCCAGCCTGAGGGGGCCCGTGCCTGACCCCCAGGGCAGAGCTCAGAGGCTGAGATGCACTGGCGGCTCCAGATCAACCGTCTCCAGGAGCTCATCGACCAGCTGGAGTGCAAG GCCCCCCGGCTGGAACCCCTGCATGAAGAGGAGTTTACCCGGGGGCCCAACTCG CACATCCTCGTGGCCCAAAGGCAGGTGCAGGTGGCAGAGGAAGCCCTGCAGGACTTCCACCATGCCCTGTGCTGCTACGTGGACTTCACAGGGGCCCAGAGCCATTGCCTGCA TGTGTCTGCCCAGAAGATGCTGGACAATGCCTCCTTCACCCTGTACGAGTTCTGGCAGGATGAGGCCTCCTGGAGAAG GCACCAGCAGTCCGCCTGCAGTAAGGCCTTCCAGCGCATCCTCATTGACCACCTGCAGGCTCCAGACACCCTCACCACTGTGTTCTTCCCAG CATCCTGGTGGATTATGA
- the NECAB3 gene encoding N-terminal EF-hand calcium-binding protein 3 isoform X4, which translates to MACAGLLTVCLIRPPAPEPPRPPASAPAAGPAGHALFQDVFRRADKNDDGKLSFEEFQNYFADGVLSPGELRELFSSIDGHPADNLETEKLCDYFSEHLGVYRPVLAALESLNCAVLTAMDTTKLEYERASKVDQFVTRFLLRETVSQLQALQSSLEGASDTLEAQAHGPRSDEERVEVQSRPRGSRRAGRRALRSVSWSPTWSPGSSDTEAPSLRGPVPDPQGRAQRLRCTGGSRSTVSRSSSTSWSASTSSWPKGRCRWQRKPCRTSTMPCAATWTSQGPRAIACMCLPRRCWTMPPSPCTSSGRMRPPGEGTSSPPAVRPSSASSLTTCRLQTPSPLCSSQHPGGL; encoded by the exons ATGGCGTGCGCGGGGCTGCTCACTGTGTGCCTGATCCGGCCGCCTGCGCCGGAGCCCCCGCGACCCCCCGCGTCTGCGCCGGCAGCCGGACCCGCAGGACACGCGCTCTTCCAAGAC GTTTTCCGCAGAGCAGACAAGAATG ATGATGGTAAGCTCTCATTTGAAGAATTCCAGAATTACTTTGCCGATGGGGTTCTCAGCCCCGGGGAGCTGCGAGAGCTGTTCAGCAGTATTGATGGGCATCCCGCGGA CAATTTGGAAACGGAGAAACTGTGTG ACTACTTCTCTGAACACCTGGGCGTCTATCGGCCTGTGCTGGCTGCACTGGAGTCGCTGAACTGTGCAGTGCTCACTGCCATGGACACCACCAAGCTG gagtATGAGCGGGCCTCCAAGGTGGACCAGTTTGTGACACGCTTCCTATTGCGGGAGACGGTGAGCCAGCTCCAAGCCCTGCAGAGCTCGCTGGAGGGGGCATCAGATACCCTGGAGGCCCAGGCCCATGGCCCACG GTCAGATGAAGAGAGGGTGGAGGTGCAGAGCAGGCCCCGAGGCAGCCGGCGGGCAGGGCGCAGGGCCCTGCGGAGTGTCAGTTGGTCACCCACCTGGTCTCCTGGCTCCTCTGACACAG AAGCCCCCAGCCTGAGGGGGCCCGTGCCTGACCCCCAGGGCAGAGCTCAGAGGCTGAGATGCACTGGCGGCTCCAGATCAACCGTCTCCAGGAGCTCATCGACCAGCTGGAGTGCAAG CACATCCTCGTGGCCCAAAGGCAGGTGCAGGTGGCAGAGGAAGCCCTGCAGGACTTCCACCATGCCCTGTGCTGCTACGTGGACTTCACAGGGGCCCAGAGCCATTGCCTGCA TGTGTCTGCCCAGAAGATGCTGGACAATGCCTCCTTCACCCTGTACGAGTTCTGGCAGGATGAGGCCTCCTGGAGAAG GCACCAGCAGTCCGCCTGCAGTAAGGCCTTCCAGCGCATCCTCATTGACCACCTGCAGGCTCCAGACACCCTCACCACTGTGTTCTTCCCAG CATCCTGGTGGATTATGA
- the C15H20orf144 gene encoding LOW QUALITY PROTEIN: uncharacterized protein C20orf144 homolog (The sequence of the model RefSeq protein was modified relative to this genomic sequence to represent the inferred CDS: substituted 1 base at 1 genomic stop codon): MGRAPPVVTSPAMGNNSSHKRTKVPKQALKERPPDMDRAWRKQQFFNHLKWKKPSTKIVLLFSLDKRQQLAEATAGPGARPGRPGEDAAGTPLGSQAAAPTLQGAGDGAERRESARGRETKTILVKLLLLDARLQQEKRRVAGGPGAGGGAKAAQGWRWLIARLLTESKAGRYAYPAXEQPSKRRRCPRPRH, from the exons ATGGGCCGGGCCCCCCCAGTGGTGACCAGCCCTGCCATGGGAAACAACAGTTCCCACAAGAGGACCAAAGTGCCCAAGCAGGCCCTCAAGGAGAGGCCACCTGACATGGACAGGGCCTGGCGGAAACAACAGTTCTTCAACCACCTCAAGTGGAAGAAGCCAAGT accaAGATCGTGCTGCTTTTCTCCCTGGACAAGCGGCAGCAGCTAGCCGAGGCGACGGCGGGCCCCGGCGCGCGGCCCGGGCGGCCGGGTGAGGACGCTGCGGGCACCCCCTTGGGCTCCCAGGCGGCGGCGCCCACGTTGCAAGGTGCGGGCGACGGCGCGGAGCGGCGCGAGAGCGCGCGTGGGCGCGAAACGAAGACGATTCTAGTcaagctgctgctgctggacGCACGGCTGCAGCAGGAGAAGCGCCGCGTGGCGGGTGGGCCcggcgcggggggcggggccaAGGCCGCGCAGGGCTGGCGGTGGCTCATCGCCCGTCTGCTGACCGAGAGCAAGGCTGGTCGCTACGCCTACCCTGCCTAGGAGCAGCCGAGCAAGCGGCGCCGCTGCCCTCGCCCGCGGCACTGA
- the NECAB3 gene encoding N-terminal EF-hand calcium-binding protein 3 isoform X6: MACAGLLTVCLIRPPAPEPPRPPASAPAAGPAGHALFQDVFRRADKNDDGKLSFEEFQNYFADGVLSPGELRELFSSIDGHPADNLETEKLCDYFSEHLGVYRPVLAALESLNCAVLTAMDTTKLEYERASKVDQFVTRFLLRETVSQLQALQSSLEGASDTLEAQAHGPRSDEERVEVQSRPRGSRRAGRRALRSVSWSPTWSPGSSDTGQSSEAEMHWRLQINRLQELIDQLECKHILVAQRQVQVAEEALQDFHHALCCYVDFTGAQSHCLHVSAQKMLDNASFTLYEFWQDEASWRRHQQSACSKAFQRILIDHLQAPDTLTTVFFPASWWIMNNN, from the exons ATGGCGTGCGCGGGGCTGCTCACTGTGTGCCTGATCCGGCCGCCTGCGCCGGAGCCCCCGCGACCCCCCGCGTCTGCGCCGGCAGCCGGACCCGCAGGACACGCGCTCTTCCAAGAC GTTTTCCGCAGAGCAGACAAGAATG ATGATGGTAAGCTCTCATTTGAAGAATTCCAGAATTACTTTGCCGATGGGGTTCTCAGCCCCGGGGAGCTGCGAGAGCTGTTCAGCAGTATTGATGGGCATCCCGCGGA CAATTTGGAAACGGAGAAACTGTGTG ACTACTTCTCTGAACACCTGGGCGTCTATCGGCCTGTGCTGGCTGCACTGGAGTCGCTGAACTGTGCAGTGCTCACTGCCATGGACACCACCAAGCTG gagtATGAGCGGGCCTCCAAGGTGGACCAGTTTGTGACACGCTTCCTATTGCGGGAGACGGTGAGCCAGCTCCAAGCCCTGCAGAGCTCGCTGGAGGGGGCATCAGATACCCTGGAGGCCCAGGCCCATGGCCCACG GTCAGATGAAGAGAGGGTGGAGGTGCAGAGCAGGCCCCGAGGCAGCCGGCGGGCAGGGCGCAGGGCCCTGCGGAGTGTCAGTTGGTCACCCACCTGGTCTCCTGGCTCCTCTGACACAG GGCAGAGCTCAGAGGCTGAGATGCACTGGCGGCTCCAGATCAACCGTCTCCAGGAGCTCATCGACCAGCTGGAGTGCAAG CACATCCTCGTGGCCCAAAGGCAGGTGCAGGTGGCAGAGGAAGCCCTGCAGGACTTCCACCATGCCCTGTGCTGCTACGTGGACTTCACAGGGGCCCAGAGCCATTGCCTGCA TGTGTCTGCCCAGAAGATGCTGGACAATGCCTCCTTCACCCTGTACGAGTTCTGGCAGGATGAGGCCTCCTGGAGAAG GCACCAGCAGTCCGCCTGCAGTAAGGCCTTCCAGCGCATCCTCATTGACCACCTGCAGGCTCCAGACACCCTCACCACTGTGTTCTTCCCAG CATCCTGGTGGATTATGAATAATAACTGA
- the NECAB3 gene encoding N-terminal EF-hand calcium-binding protein 3 isoform X5 produces the protein MACAGLLTVCLIRPPAPEPPRPPASAPAAGPAGHALFQDVFRRADKNDDGKLSFEEFQNYFADGVLSPGELRELFSSIDGHPADNLETEKLCDYFSEHLGVYRPVLAALESLNCAVLTAMDTTKLEYERASKVDQFVTRFLLRETVSQLQALQSSLEGASDTLEAQAHGPRSDEERVEVQSRPRGSRRAGRRALRSVSWSPTWSPGSSDTEAPSLRGPVPDPQGRAQRLRCTGGSRSTVSRSSSTSWSARPPGWNPCMKRSLPGGPTRTSSWPKGRCRWQRKPCRTSTMPCAATWTSQGPRAIACSTSSPPAVRPSSASSLTTCRLQTPSPLCSSQHPGGL, from the exons ATGGCGTGCGCGGGGCTGCTCACTGTGTGCCTGATCCGGCCGCCTGCGCCGGAGCCCCCGCGACCCCCCGCGTCTGCGCCGGCAGCCGGACCCGCAGGACACGCGCTCTTCCAAGAC GTTTTCCGCAGAGCAGACAAGAATG ATGATGGTAAGCTCTCATTTGAAGAATTCCAGAATTACTTTGCCGATGGGGTTCTCAGCCCCGGGGAGCTGCGAGAGCTGTTCAGCAGTATTGATGGGCATCCCGCGGA CAATTTGGAAACGGAGAAACTGTGTG ACTACTTCTCTGAACACCTGGGCGTCTATCGGCCTGTGCTGGCTGCACTGGAGTCGCTGAACTGTGCAGTGCTCACTGCCATGGACACCACCAAGCTG gagtATGAGCGGGCCTCCAAGGTGGACCAGTTTGTGACACGCTTCCTATTGCGGGAGACGGTGAGCCAGCTCCAAGCCCTGCAGAGCTCGCTGGAGGGGGCATCAGATACCCTGGAGGCCCAGGCCCATGGCCCACG GTCAGATGAAGAGAGGGTGGAGGTGCAGAGCAGGCCCCGAGGCAGCCGGCGGGCAGGGCGCAGGGCCCTGCGGAGTGTCAGTTGGTCACCCACCTGGTCTCCTGGCTCCTCTGACACAG AAGCCCCCAGCCTGAGGGGGCCCGTGCCTGACCCCCAGGGCAGAGCTCAGAGGCTGAGATGCACTGGCGGCTCCAGATCAACCGTCTCCAGGAGCTCATCGACCAGCTGGAGTGCAAG GCCCCCCGGCTGGAACCCCTGCATGAAGAGGAGTTTACCCGGGGGCCCAACTCG CACATCCTCGTGGCCCAAAGGCAGGTGCAGGTGGCAGAGGAAGCCCTGCAGGACTTCCACCATGCCCTGTGCTGCTACGTGGACTTCACAGGGGCCCAGAGCCATTGCCTGCA GCACCAGCAGTCCGCCTGCAGTAAGGCCTTCCAGCGCATCCTCATTGACCACCTGCAGGCTCCAGACACCCTCACCACTGTGTTCTTCCCAG CATCCTGGTGGATTATGA
- the NECAB3 gene encoding N-terminal EF-hand calcium-binding protein 3 isoform X3, with protein sequence MACAGLLTVCLIRPPAPEPPRPPASAPAAGPAGHALFQDVFRRADKNDDGKLSFEEFQNYFADGVLSPGELRELFSSIDGHPADNLETEKLCDYFSEHLGVYRPVLAALESLNCAVLTAMDTTKLEYERASKVDQFVTRFLLRETVSQLQALQSSLEGASDTLEAQAHGPRSDEERVEVQSRPRGSRRAGRRALRSVSWSPTWSPGSSDTGQSSEAEMHWRLQINRLQELIDQLECKAPRLEPLHEEEFTRGPNSHILVAQRQVQVAEEALQDFHHALCCYVDFTGAQSHCLHVSAQKMLDNASFTLYEFWQDEASWRRHQQSACSKAFQRILIDHLQAPDTLTTVFFPASWWIMNNN encoded by the exons ATGGCGTGCGCGGGGCTGCTCACTGTGTGCCTGATCCGGCCGCCTGCGCCGGAGCCCCCGCGACCCCCCGCGTCTGCGCCGGCAGCCGGACCCGCAGGACACGCGCTCTTCCAAGAC GTTTTCCGCAGAGCAGACAAGAATG ATGATGGTAAGCTCTCATTTGAAGAATTCCAGAATTACTTTGCCGATGGGGTTCTCAGCCCCGGGGAGCTGCGAGAGCTGTTCAGCAGTATTGATGGGCATCCCGCGGA CAATTTGGAAACGGAGAAACTGTGTG ACTACTTCTCTGAACACCTGGGCGTCTATCGGCCTGTGCTGGCTGCACTGGAGTCGCTGAACTGTGCAGTGCTCACTGCCATGGACACCACCAAGCTG gagtATGAGCGGGCCTCCAAGGTGGACCAGTTTGTGACACGCTTCCTATTGCGGGAGACGGTGAGCCAGCTCCAAGCCCTGCAGAGCTCGCTGGAGGGGGCATCAGATACCCTGGAGGCCCAGGCCCATGGCCCACG GTCAGATGAAGAGAGGGTGGAGGTGCAGAGCAGGCCCCGAGGCAGCCGGCGGGCAGGGCGCAGGGCCCTGCGGAGTGTCAGTTGGTCACCCACCTGGTCTCCTGGCTCCTCTGACACAG GGCAGAGCTCAGAGGCTGAGATGCACTGGCGGCTCCAGATCAACCGTCTCCAGGAGCTCATCGACCAGCTGGAGTGCAAG GCCCCCCGGCTGGAACCCCTGCATGAAGAGGAGTTTACCCGGGGGCCCAACTCG CACATCCTCGTGGCCCAAAGGCAGGTGCAGGTGGCAGAGGAAGCCCTGCAGGACTTCCACCATGCCCTGTGCTGCTACGTGGACTTCACAGGGGCCCAGAGCCATTGCCTGCA TGTGTCTGCCCAGAAGATGCTGGACAATGCCTCCTTCACCCTGTACGAGTTCTGGCAGGATGAGGCCTCCTGGAGAAG GCACCAGCAGTCCGCCTGCAGTAAGGCCTTCCAGCGCATCCTCATTGACCACCTGCAGGCTCCAGACACCCTCACCACTGTGTTCTTCCCAG CATCCTGGTGGATTATGAATAATAACTGA
- the NECAB3 gene encoding N-terminal EF-hand calcium-binding protein 3 isoform X7, producing MACAGLLTVCLIRPPAPEPPRPPASAPAAGPAGHALFQDVFRRADKNDDGKLSFEEFQNYFADGVLSPGELRELFSSIDGHPADNLETEKLCDYFSEHLGVYRPVLAALESLNCAVLTAMDTTKLEYERASKVDQFVTRFLLRETVSQLQALQSSLEGASDTLEAQAHGPRSDEERVEVQSRPRGSRRAGRRALRSVSWSPTWSPGSSDTGQSSEAEMHWRLQINRLQELIDQLECKAPRLEPLHEEEFTRGPNSHILVAQRQVQVAEEALQDFHHALCCYVDFTGAQSHCLQHQQSACSKAFQRILIDHLQAPDTLTTVFFPASWWIMNNN from the exons ATGGCGTGCGCGGGGCTGCTCACTGTGTGCCTGATCCGGCCGCCTGCGCCGGAGCCCCCGCGACCCCCCGCGTCTGCGCCGGCAGCCGGACCCGCAGGACACGCGCTCTTCCAAGAC GTTTTCCGCAGAGCAGACAAGAATG ATGATGGTAAGCTCTCATTTGAAGAATTCCAGAATTACTTTGCCGATGGGGTTCTCAGCCCCGGGGAGCTGCGAGAGCTGTTCAGCAGTATTGATGGGCATCCCGCGGA CAATTTGGAAACGGAGAAACTGTGTG ACTACTTCTCTGAACACCTGGGCGTCTATCGGCCTGTGCTGGCTGCACTGGAGTCGCTGAACTGTGCAGTGCTCACTGCCATGGACACCACCAAGCTG gagtATGAGCGGGCCTCCAAGGTGGACCAGTTTGTGACACGCTTCCTATTGCGGGAGACGGTGAGCCAGCTCCAAGCCCTGCAGAGCTCGCTGGAGGGGGCATCAGATACCCTGGAGGCCCAGGCCCATGGCCCACG GTCAGATGAAGAGAGGGTGGAGGTGCAGAGCAGGCCCCGAGGCAGCCGGCGGGCAGGGCGCAGGGCCCTGCGGAGTGTCAGTTGGTCACCCACCTGGTCTCCTGGCTCCTCTGACACAG GGCAGAGCTCAGAGGCTGAGATGCACTGGCGGCTCCAGATCAACCGTCTCCAGGAGCTCATCGACCAGCTGGAGTGCAAG GCCCCCCGGCTGGAACCCCTGCATGAAGAGGAGTTTACCCGGGGGCCCAACTCG CACATCCTCGTGGCCCAAAGGCAGGTGCAGGTGGCAGAGGAAGCCCTGCAGGACTTCCACCATGCCCTGTGCTGCTACGTGGACTTCACAGGGGCCCAGAGCCATTGCCTGCA GCACCAGCAGTCCGCCTGCAGTAAGGCCTTCCAGCGCATCCTCATTGACCACCTGCAGGCTCCAGACACCCTCACCACTGTGTTCTTCCCAG CATCCTGGTGGATTATGAATAATAACTGA
- the NECAB3 gene encoding N-terminal EF-hand calcium-binding protein 3 isoform X1 — protein sequence MACAGLLTVCLIRPPAPEPPRPPASAPAAGPAGHALFQDVFRRADKNDDGKLSFEEFQNYFADGVLSPGELRELFSSIDGHPADNLETEKLCDYFSEHLGVYRPVLAALESLNCAVLTAMDTTKLEYERASKVDQFVTRFLLRETVSQLQALQSSLEGASDTLEAQAHGPRSDEERVEVQSRPRGSRRAGRRALRSVSWSPTWSPGSSDTEAPSLRGPVPDPQGRAQRLRCTGGSRSTVSRSSSTSWSARPPGWNPCMKRSLPGGPTRTSSWPKGRCRWQRKPCRTSTMPCAATWTSQGPRAIACMCLPRRCWTMPPSPCTSSGRMRPPGEGTSSPPAVRPSSASSLTTCRLQTPSPLCSSQHPGGL from the exons ATGGCGTGCGCGGGGCTGCTCACTGTGTGCCTGATCCGGCCGCCTGCGCCGGAGCCCCCGCGACCCCCCGCGTCTGCGCCGGCAGCCGGACCCGCAGGACACGCGCTCTTCCAAGAC GTTTTCCGCAGAGCAGACAAGAATG ATGATGGTAAGCTCTCATTTGAAGAATTCCAGAATTACTTTGCCGATGGGGTTCTCAGCCCCGGGGAGCTGCGAGAGCTGTTCAGCAGTATTGATGGGCATCCCGCGGA CAATTTGGAAACGGAGAAACTGTGTG ACTACTTCTCTGAACACCTGGGCGTCTATCGGCCTGTGCTGGCTGCACTGGAGTCGCTGAACTGTGCAGTGCTCACTGCCATGGACACCACCAAGCTG gagtATGAGCGGGCCTCCAAGGTGGACCAGTTTGTGACACGCTTCCTATTGCGGGAGACGGTGAGCCAGCTCCAAGCCCTGCAGAGCTCGCTGGAGGGGGCATCAGATACCCTGGAGGCCCAGGCCCATGGCCCACG GTCAGATGAAGAGAGGGTGGAGGTGCAGAGCAGGCCCCGAGGCAGCCGGCGGGCAGGGCGCAGGGCCCTGCGGAGTGTCAGTTGGTCACCCACCTGGTCTCCTGGCTCCTCTGACACAG AAGCCCCCAGCCTGAGGGGGCCCGTGCCTGACCCCCAGGGCAGAGCTCAGAGGCTGAGATGCACTGGCGGCTCCAGATCAACCGTCTCCAGGAGCTCATCGACCAGCTGGAGTGCAAG GCCCCCCGGCTGGAACCCCTGCATGAAGAGGAGTTTACCCGGGGGCCCAACTCG CACATCCTCGTGGCCCAAAGGCAGGTGCAGGTGGCAGAGGAAGCCCTGCAGGACTTCCACCATGCCCTGTGCTGCTACGTGGACTTCACAGGGGCCCAGAGCCATTGCCTGCA TGTGTCTGCCCAGAAGATGCTGGACAATGCCTCCTTCACCCTGTACGAGTTCTGGCAGGATGAGGCCTCCTGGAGAAG GCACCAGCAGTCCGCCTGCAGTAAGGCCTTCCAGCGCATCCTCATTGACCACCTGCAGGCTCCAGACACCCTCACCACTGTGTTCTTCCCAG CATCCTGGTGGATTATGA